In Schaalia sp. JY-X169, the following are encoded in one genomic region:
- the rpmF gene encoding 50S ribosomal protein L32: protein MAVPKRKMSRSNTRTRRSAWKAKMSALQTIKVGGREVRIPRRLAKAYQNGLLDAEDLG from the coding sequence ATGGCAGTTCCAAAGCGAAAAATGTCGCGATCGAATACCCGCACCCGCCGCTCAGCTTGGAAAGCCAAGATGAGTGCGCTACAGACGATTAAGGTTGGGGGCCGCGAAGTTCGCATCCCTCGTCGTTTGGCCAAGGCATACCAGAATGGTCTTCTGGATGCTGAGGATCTGGGCTAG
- a CDS encoding GNAT family N-acetyltransferase produces MSELTLKADPREIQDGSRREGLEIATLTFYDIPALAALSVSAYGNPGTAESLWEATDEMRMYFDGAFGMPRDDSFVGAWVNGELVGAIFGVLDSPLDGVPRGPFVVDLIVDPKWRRQGIGSALVNELASRVGDWGYDDLALQLDMRRSPEALHMYRSLGFAEVG; encoded by the coding sequence ATGAGCGAACTCACACTTAAAGCGGACCCTCGTGAGATCCAGGATGGGTCGCGCCGGGAAGGGCTGGAAATCGCAACCCTGACCTTCTATGACATTCCTGCGCTTGCGGCCCTTTCCGTGAGCGCTTACGGCAACCCGGGCACTGCTGAGAGCCTTTGGGAAGCAACCGATGAGATGCGCATGTACTTTGACGGCGCCTTCGGCATGCCGCGGGACGATTCCTTCGTTGGGGCGTGGGTCAACGGTGAGCTTGTGGGAGCAATCTTCGGCGTGCTGGATTCGCCACTCGATGGTGTTCCAAGGGGTCCGTTCGTTGTGGATCTTATTGTTGATCCAAAATGGCGACGACAAGGTATTGGTAGCGCACTTGTCAACGAGCTAGCTTCTCGGGTTGGGGACTGGGGGTATGACGATCTCGCCCTGCAGCTCGACATGCGACGTTCCCCGGAAGCACTGCACATGTACCGCAGCCTCGGCTTCGCTGAAGTTGGTTAA
- a CDS encoding YigZ family protein has product MLTVATGTSSEVEQDIKRSRFIAFLCPAASEAAAREVISARRRQFPDARHHCSAFILQSDGATPQMRFSDDGEPNGTAGAPILDALRGAGLTNVVAVVTRYFGGTLLGTGGLVRAYSGSTQAAIQNAQLAKIENCPSFSVALDPFLAGRAEAELRSRGWTVEKVTWGEIVSIDFSVPQNEEGEVEPFIAQQTGGKGKVKRRADRFLEVLL; this is encoded by the coding sequence ATGCTAACAGTGGCCACCGGGACCAGCAGTGAGGTTGAGCAGGACATCAAGAGATCGCGTTTCATCGCGTTCCTCTGTCCAGCGGCTTCTGAAGCTGCTGCGCGTGAAGTCATCTCTGCGCGCCGTAGACAGTTCCCGGATGCCCGACACCATTGTTCGGCTTTCATTTTGCAGTCAGACGGGGCGACCCCACAGATGAGGTTCTCAGATGATGGAGAACCGAACGGGACGGCGGGGGCACCAATACTTGATGCTCTCCGAGGTGCTGGTCTGACCAATGTTGTGGCTGTCGTGACCCGCTATTTTGGCGGCACACTGCTTGGTACAGGAGGTCTGGTCCGGGCGTACTCCGGTTCCACCCAAGCCGCGATCCAAAATGCGCAGTTGGCCAAAATTGAGAACTGCCCCTCCTTCTCTGTGGCTCTGGACCCGTTTCTTGCCGGTCGCGCGGAAGCAGAGTTGCGGAGCCGCGGATGGACCGTAGAGAAGGTGACGTGGGGAGAGATTGTCAGCATTGACTTCTCCGTGCCACAGAATGAGGAGGGCGAAGTCGAACCGTTTATCGCTCAACAGACCGGCGGTAAAGGCAAGGTCAAGCGACGTGCCGATCGCTTCCTAGAAGTTCTGCTCTGA
- a CDS encoding HdeD family acid-resistance protein, whose amino-acid sequence MSGNIIQQAGEKLRMAMGVFGLLSLAAGIAIMVWPTKTALIVTGIFAVYVIVAGLVYVGAGAFSQGMAFGARIWRILLGALFVISGVVALTSLKSTAAFFFVFMAIMIGVTWIYEGFVAFARLGQSASKGWTAFYAVVSILAGLVIVFSPIYSTIALWWVIGLSAIVYGIVQIIHSFTRH is encoded by the coding sequence ATGAGTGGAAATATTATTCAGCAAGCAGGCGAGAAGCTGCGCATGGCGATGGGTGTCTTCGGACTCCTCTCCCTCGCCGCAGGTATCGCAATTATGGTTTGGCCAACAAAGACGGCCCTTATCGTTACCGGCATTTTTGCCGTTTACGTAATTGTCGCAGGGCTGGTTTACGTCGGTGCAGGTGCCTTCTCCCAGGGAATGGCCTTCGGAGCCCGCATCTGGCGCATCCTTCTCGGTGCACTGTTCGTCATCTCGGGTGTAGTCGCACTTACAAGCCTCAAGAGCACAGCGGCGTTCTTCTTCGTGTTCATGGCCATCATGATTGGCGTGACCTGGATTTACGAGGGCTTTGTGGCCTTCGCACGTTTGGGCCAGTCGGCATCTAAGGGTTGGACTGCTTTCTACGCAGTGGTCTCCATCCTGGCGGGCCTAGTCATCGTGTTCTCCCCGATCTACTCGACTATCGCCCTGTGGTGGGTTATCGGCCTGTCGGCAATCGTCTACGGCATTGTCCAGATCATTCACTCTTTCACGCGTCACTAA
- the cysK gene encoding cysteine synthase A, whose protein sequence is MATIHPSIDSTIGNTPLVRLNRTMPEGVEVLAKMEYFNPAGSVKDRIARQIIEAAEDSGELKPGGTIVEGTSGNTGIALAMVGAAKGYKVVLFMPASMSKERRAILRAYGAELVLTDPPLGMKGAVAGAEEYVKSHPGSVLARQFDNAANVQAHVETTAEEIWRDTDGNVDVVVAGIGTGGTVTGVGQVLKSRNPEIQIVAVEPVDSPLLTQGTAGPHIIQGIGANFIPSILDQSVISEVIDVEGDASLVASREAASEEGLLVGISSGAALVAAKEVASRPENAGKTIVVVLPDGGERYLSTKLYEQYMD, encoded by the coding sequence ATGGCAACGATTCACCCTTCGATTGACTCAACAATCGGCAACACGCCACTGGTCCGCCTCAACCGCACCATGCCGGAAGGCGTTGAGGTTCTTGCCAAGATGGAATACTTCAACCCCGCCGGCTCAGTGAAGGACCGTATAGCGCGACAGATCATCGAAGCAGCTGAGGACTCAGGAGAACTCAAGCCAGGCGGGACAATCGTTGAAGGAACCTCAGGAAACACGGGGATCGCCCTCGCCATGGTCGGTGCGGCAAAGGGGTACAAGGTTGTCCTCTTCATGCCCGCATCAATGAGTAAGGAACGCCGGGCAATCTTGCGTGCCTACGGTGCTGAGCTGGTGTTGACAGACCCTCCACTCGGGATGAAGGGTGCAGTCGCCGGAGCCGAAGAGTATGTGAAGAGCCACCCGGGTTCCGTCCTCGCTCGACAGTTCGACAATGCTGCAAATGTGCAGGCACACGTTGAGACAACCGCGGAAGAGATCTGGAGAGACACGGACGGCAACGTGGATGTTGTTGTTGCTGGAATTGGTACCGGTGGAACAGTGACCGGCGTTGGCCAGGTTCTGAAGAGTCGGAACCCGGAAATCCAGATCGTCGCGGTTGAGCCAGTCGACTCACCCCTCCTCACCCAAGGAACAGCGGGACCGCACATCATCCAGGGCATTGGAGCCAACTTCATCCCGTCAATCTTGGACCAGTCCGTCATTTCAGAGGTTATCGATGTCGAGGGCGATGCATCCCTTGTCGCAAGTCGGGAAGCCGCGAGCGAGGAGGGACTCTTGGTAGGTATCTCTTCGGGCGCTGCTCTAGTTGCGGCCAAGGAAGTTGCGAGTCGTCCGGAAAATGCTGGTAAGACTATTGTTGTGGTGCTCCCCGATGGCGGAGAGCGCTACTTGAGCACCAAACTCTACGAGCAGTACATGGATTAA
- the cysE gene encoding serine O-acetyltransferase: MRGVVQRALGVFREDLQAAMERDPAAQNPWEVALTYPGLHAVWGYRVAHAAWNQGLRFPARVIQNSTRFFTGVDIHPAATLGRRLFIDHAEGVVIGETAEVGEDVLIYHQVTLGGTSTEPGKRHPTVGDRAVLGAGAKILGPVNIGADAKIGANAVVVRDVPDGKVAVGVPARLVGEKHPNRMGCTH, encoded by the coding sequence ATGCGCGGTGTAGTTCAACGAGCCCTGGGGGTCTTCCGCGAAGACCTTCAGGCTGCCATGGAGCGTGACCCAGCGGCACAGAACCCCTGGGAAGTGGCACTGACATATCCGGGACTGCACGCAGTCTGGGGATATCGCGTTGCACATGCAGCGTGGAACCAGGGACTGCGCTTCCCTGCGCGAGTGATCCAAAACTCTACGCGCTTCTTCACGGGGGTCGATATCCACCCAGCCGCGACCCTGGGACGCCGCCTCTTTATCGACCATGCCGAAGGCGTGGTGATTGGGGAGACCGCCGAGGTCGGTGAGGATGTCCTCATCTACCACCAGGTCACCCTCGGTGGTACTTCAACTGAACCAGGGAAACGTCACCCCACAGTGGGGGATCGTGCAGTACTTGGCGCTGGAGCGAAGATTCTTGGTCCGGTAAACATCGGTGCGGATGCCAAGATTGGTGCCAATGCAGTCGTGGTCCGCGACGTCCCAGACGGCAAGGTTGCTGTCGGGGTTCCAGCCAGGTTGGTCGGGGAAAAACACCCTAACAGGATGGGCTGCACGCACTAA
- a CDS encoding Fpg/Nei family DNA glycosylase yields MPEGHSIRRLALAFSEWFVGHACDTSSPQGRFTHGAERLNGMTMLDAQSVGKHLFLEFGSGHEATSEMARGPLWLHVHLGLYGSWRFYGSPGTSVTPSIGAPRTLDSLVAENDMHEDAGGDAFEMVRLASEVGPRSNEAIRLSEDFGIDSGHWSPPPPRGAVRLRIATGTVAADLTGPTQCEVLDAAGVEVVLGRLGPDPLDDESPAERLRSEFVGRVRGSRRPVGELVMDQSVVAGVGNIYRAEGLFRGGISPFRRGNNVSEKRLRNLWDDFVVLLDDGVRRGNIYTMIPDWHSTEVVVEDDEAEKWFVYKRAGQQCLVCGTPVRTRVMQGRNLFWCPSCQR; encoded by the coding sequence TTGCCAGAGGGTCATTCGATTCGCCGCCTCGCTCTCGCATTCAGCGAGTGGTTCGTCGGTCATGCCTGTGATACCTCGTCGCCTCAGGGGCGCTTCACTCATGGGGCGGAGCGCCTCAACGGCATGACCATGCTCGACGCCCAGTCTGTGGGAAAGCACCTTTTCCTCGAGTTCGGATCAGGCCACGAGGCGACATCCGAGATGGCTCGCGGACCACTCTGGTTGCACGTGCATCTCGGTTTGTATGGTTCCTGGCGTTTCTACGGTAGCCCCGGCACGAGCGTCACGCCATCCATTGGAGCTCCCCGGACACTGGACTCCCTCGTCGCAGAGAATGACATGCACGAGGACGCGGGCGGCGACGCATTCGAAATGGTGCGACTCGCTTCCGAGGTGGGACCTAGATCGAATGAAGCAATCCGCCTCAGCGAGGACTTTGGGATCGATAGTGGCCACTGGTCTCCCCCACCGCCCCGTGGCGCAGTCCGCCTCCGCATTGCTACCGGGACCGTCGCTGCTGACTTGACCGGACCCACGCAGTGCGAGGTCCTCGATGCGGCGGGAGTTGAGGTGGTTCTGGGAAGGTTGGGTCCAGATCCCCTCGATGATGAGTCTCCCGCGGAGAGATTGCGTTCGGAGTTTGTAGGCCGGGTGCGCGGTAGTCGGCGCCCCGTTGGGGAACTGGTCATGGACCAGTCGGTTGTTGCCGGAGTTGGAAACATCTACCGCGCCGAAGGTTTGTTCCGGGGTGGCATCTCTCCCTTCCGTCGCGGCAACAACGTCTCAGAGAAACGACTGCGTAATCTGTGGGATGACTTCGTGGTGCTCCTCGATGATGGGGTACGCCGCGGCAACATCTACACGATGATCCCCGACTGGCACTCCACGGAAGTAGTAGTCGAGGACGATGAGGCTGAGAAGTGGTTTGTCTACAAGAGGGCCGGGCAGCAGTGCCTAGTGTGCGGCACGCCCGTCCGCACCCGCGTCATGCAGGGCAGGAACCTGTTCTGGTGTCCCTCCTGCCAGCGCTAA